The genomic window GCCCTGGCACTTACTACAGCGTAGTAGTGAGGGCCACAGCTGGGCCCTACCATGCCAGCACCCTCAACCTCACCCACTGCACACGTGAGTATGTTGCAGTCAGGTGTCTTCCACCAGATCTCCTCCTTTCCAGTTCAAATCAGAGGCCATACTGGTCCAGCAAGATCCCTACCTTCCTCTCCTCACCCTGTGCTCATGACTAGTTGCATGTAGCATAGGGAAATTGTGCTGGACCCTGTGGCCTGGCCACCTGCCTCTCAAGTAGCCATCCACAGCCACTGGAGAGAGGGATGACTGGGGCACAAGCAGCACCAGGGAGGAGGGAGTCCCCAGAGGCAGTTGCCAGAGAGGTAAGGACAAAGCCAGCCTTTAGGACCTTGCAGGGCTGATCCACTGCCTGCAGCTCTAGGGGTTTGGTATGGAGATGAGacatctcccttctcttcagctCAAACATGGCTCCTGCAATGACTTATATTTCCTCCCCAGACCCTCTTCCCCCTGAGGCCGTGCACTTTCTGAGCATGGGACACTCTGACAGGCTGAGTGCATCttggagagctgcagctgggaagcGAGACGGCTATGTACTGACTCTGTACCACGTGAGGTTGAGCACCATGGTAGCAACAGCTTCAATTGGGAGAGACACCCACAACTTCACCTTCATGAGCCTGGACCCAGGATATGAGTACTCCCTGGAGGTCAGTGCCACAGCAGGACCATACCAGGCAGTGGCACAAAACATCAGTGGCTGGACACGTGAGTGCTCTGGAGTTCGGTGGGAGGCCTGGCACAACTGGATAGCCTTGAAGGCAACTGAAAGGTTTACAAAGCAACTGGTGCCTTTGGAGATGTGCATACACATGCATGAAAGCACCACATACTAGTTAGTGCTTGGGCACACTGTTATCCTCACAGACAAAAGGATGTTCATGCATGTAGGCTTGCATAAGGATGCGCTGACATATAGTGGTATCCATGGTGCCCGTGTGGGGACATCCCAGTCCCCATGCAGCTGAAAATCCCTACATAGCTGAGCACTCATACCCCCACTGAGTCTCCTCCAGCAAGTAGAAAACACACTATCATAAAGGTTCATGAAACAgtgcaggaagaaaaggcatGGTCTAAGAAAAGACATGGTCTTCTCAAGAGAACAATCCTCTGCTGTGGAGATGGACCAGTCCAGTACCTCTGCTCATCCCAGAAAGATTTTAAGGCTGGACAGAGCATAGACTAGTCCTGCCCAAGGCTGACTTTGGCAGCTGCACTCCAAGCAGTGGAGTGGCAGAGAATGTCTGGAGAATGTATGTGCATGCAAAAGGGGGAATGGCACTCCAGCTGGGCTATGGAGAGATGGGTGAGAGATAGGAATTGGATGGAGAAGAGCTGGCACATGAGGGGCTACAAAGAATGAGCAGCATTAGAGATCAAGcaagaggggaagggaaaagacaaGAGTAAGATGGAAGAGCATGCCAGAGAAggcctgctgctccccagccctcAGGGAGAATCTGTCCTGCTGTACAGTGTCCCATCAAGCATGTATTTCCTTCTGCATAGTCTCTGATCCCTAATATCAGGTCTGGTGAATCCCAGGTCCCCTGCCCCCTGCCACAGTGTGCCTGCTGAGCGAGGGGCACTCCGACAGGCTGAGAGCAtcctggggagcagcagccgGGGGACGAGATGGCTACGCGCTGACTCTGTACCATGTGAGCTTGGACTCTGTGGCAGCTACAGCTTCTTTGGGGAACAACACTCACAACTTCACCTTCATGGGCCTGGCTCCAGGAAGCAAGTATGTGTTAGAAGTGGTCTCCATAGCTGGGTCCTACTGGACACCCGCTGGGAATGTCAGCAACTGGACATGTGAGTACCATAGTTTTGAGGGTGAACTCAGGCTTTGCTGGGGCAGGGACAGCCTGCCCATCATGAAGGCTCACAGCAAAAAGAATACAAGCATACAACTCTGCTGGCCTTCATGGCAGATCCCAGACACCACCTTAACCCAAAGTAAATGTCAATGCTGCAGCGctgagcagggctctgcccgtCAGCTCCACAACCCTGGATTAGGTCAGCTGCAGAGTCTGGGAGCTGTGGTTTAGAGGAGAGTTGGTCCCAAGGCAcagaagagagagcaagagagcagAAATTGAGAGCTGGACGACAGTGAGATGAGGAAATTCAGCTTCCCTTCTCTTGCAACTGGTTGGGTGCAACCTCTTCTCCCACCCCAGGGCAATCAAGGTAGCTCGCTCCATCTGGAACAGGACTGTCTTTGCTTAGTCAGGCAATAAGCAGTTTTCAGAAGTTGTTTTTAACAGCCTCCAGGTTATTAGGTGCTGCCATCCAGCCAAGATGAACTGCCCTGTCCTGTATGGTGCACTGTTTGCAATGACACTGCCAGGACACCTGAGCAATGTCCTCAGACCCTTCGCTAATACATCTGTCTCCCATCCTGTCTCTCCAGATCCCCTGGCACCACGTAATGTGTACATGACAAATCAGGGATATCCCAACAGGCTGAGCGTGTCCTGGAAAGAGGAGCCCAGAGGACACGACAGTTACAGGCTCCTTCTATACCATGTGGGATCAGGTATCATAGCAGGCAATGCATCTGTTGGGAAAGGCACCAACAAATTCACCTTCTCTGGCCTGGCTCCAGGGCACAAATATCTGCTGGAAGTCCTCTCCATGGCAGGGCCCTATGCAGCTTCAGCAGGGAACATCAGTGACTGGACAAGTAAGTGGCAAAAGCTAGAGGCTTTTGTGTCATAAGTGAGGTTCAGCCTTCATGAGGCAGGTAGGCTCAGCACTTGCAGTGAGAAGGTGCAGAGACAGGGCTGGGAGTTTTGCCTGGAAGCTAAAGCTACTATTGAAGCAGCTGGTTTATGATCTACCTGCCCTTGTGGAGGGGGGAGCAGGGGACTGCTGTTGTCCATAAGACAAGTCTGGCAGCTGTGGTCACTCGCTTAGGGCAGATCTACTGGCTTGCAGTCAAACTGATTATAAATTGCTGGTTCCTCCAAGTGTAAGTGATTTAACAAGAGCAAGGGATCCACTGGTGGTAGTGCTACTCTGATCAAGGACACTTTCACATCCTGGGAGACCATGAGGCCCTACAGTAGGGTGGGGGAACACTCTGCCGTGACACACTGCCATTTTCTCAGGCACTCAGGAAATTCCTCGCATAGGGGATAAGGGCAGGCTgggcttcttcttcttcttttttttttttttttttttttttttttccagggatgTGGAAATTGGAGATAAGCACAATAAGCCTTTTCATGTGCTTGTCCCCACAGACCATGCACTTCAGCTGGGGAATCCAGTGGTCTCTGCTCCCACGCTCAGCCAGCCCCTGGCAGGGTGCTAGGAGTCATGTGCAGAGCCCTTCAAGCAGGTCTTGAATACTTGCTAATTAGCAGGAGGAAGAACCCATCTCCTCATGCTCATCACTCTACATGTGTACCCATTACCATTTAACGGCCATTTCTAGTAGTAACAGTCAACAGCTGCAGAGATGTTACTACTAAAAGTAGGATATTTCTCTCCATATTTCCCATCTCCTGTTTCTGTCTCTGCAGAATGGAACTGGGGGTCTGGCATGGCAGTAACACTCCCCCAATGTGGTTTTCATTGTAGTCCCTTCAGTTCCCAAAAATCTCTCTGTGGTGGTTGGAAAGAACAAGACAATGCTCATCTCTTGGGACAGTGTTTCTGGCCAGCAAGATGACTGCCAACTGTGGCTGCGAGATCCCAAGAACAGCTCATTGCCCCAGCATCACACTGTCACCAAAGGTCAAGTACAGCACATCTTCCAGGGGCTTATCCCAGGAAGGAACTACTCCATCTCCTTGAGCTGTGTGGCTGGGCCCTACTGGAGCAGCACCAAACCCTTGGCAGTACCAATAGGTGGGTTTGATCTGCTGTGGGGCTGGTAAAAACATCTGGTTGCCTCAAGGCTGGACAAGCCCTTGGGGCTTGACAGCAGGGTGGGAAGTCTTCATGGTGGGAGATAAGGGAGACCAGCAAGGTGACGCTCTGGTAGCCATTAGCCCCCTGAGCTTTCCCCAGCACAGAGATTCGCTATTAGCCAATGGCCTGGCAACCAGTGAAGCAACGCGGATTCTGTAGAGGAAATCTGCAATGGTCTAATTCTCTTACAAAATACctccttcccatgccctggCCCATTCACTTTGTCTTTTGGCCCTGAGCACAGATGGCTCTTGAGCTGCAGAtgtccagctctgccctctcctaTTGACCTAGGGACCAGCAGTACAGGGCCATAATGGCTCTGGGGTGATACATGGGTTGGTACTGGGATTTCTCTGATCCAATAAGTTCAGAGTCTGTTATATCCAGGGTTCTCTCTTTTGCAGAACCAAACCCAGTGGAGGATGTGCAATGCCTGCCGGAGTCCAGGAGTCTCTACTTGAACTGGACCAGCTCTTCTGGAGATGTGGAGGCCTACGAGGTGATGACAGAGAGACTTTCTGATGGACCTCCCACCTCCAAGTACTTTATGAGTGTCTCTAGAAGTGAGGCCAGCGTGGAAGGACTGGGGCCAAACTCTTTATATCGAATCACTGTGAGTACAGTGGGCAAGAACAGGATGAGGAGCCAGGCCTTATCTCTGCTATGCAACACAGCAGTGGAGGGTGAGTTCTCTCATTTCCTACAGCCTATCCACAAACCCCAGGAGAAGACATCCAGTGTTGCTAATAAGACTTAGGAACTTTTTCAGATATCTGTGAGCCAAATGTGGTCCTGCACTGGACTACAGTGGGGAACGGCTCTGAGGTGGTAGTGCTGGAGGCACTCACAAACTGAGTAGTGCATGATAGGTCTGTTGGAGCAAGAACACACTAATAGCCTGTGTTTGTTGGGttccttttccagctctgcctccACCCCTGCGAGCAGATGTCTTCCAAGTGGAAGCCAGCTCCACAGTTATCATTTCATCCGACCTGTTCAGTGAGGAGAATGGCCAGATTGAGTATTATGGTGTCATCGTTACCACTAATGACTCGTGTAAGTGCCCCTGCACATCCTAATCTCCAGTGACTCCCTGGAGGGCAGTAGTTCCCCTGGACATCACTCTGGGGCTACCACTGCCACTTTGTACCTTCCCATCCAGTGCTGTGGCCCACCCAGGAAATCATGTCTAGCACATGGTATGACCACTATTATGGAACAGAGGACTCCTACTTGGCTGTACTAATCCCCAATCCCTTCCATTCGAGCCCCAGGAGCTCCCCTAAAACCTGGCCAGTGCCAGTGGGAATAGAGGAGTGTGGCCAGTCCAGGACAACATGCAACGGGAAGCTGAAAGCTGACAAACAGTACAGGTAAGAGTTACTATCCTTCCTGGGGGGAAGGGGATGGAGGATTAAAGGGACTGCATATGTCCCCTGGCAAGGTGCCACCAGCTCCCTTGCCCCAGCCTCACTCTCATACTCAGCAGGCACCCGACAGTGGAGCTCCAGAGTTGCTCTGCAAAGCAGTGTTTGAGGAATGCAAGGGCTGACAAATCAAAGAATATTAGTGTCAGTAGGTAAGGAAAGggacagcagaaacaaaagctgaGGCTGACAAGATTTGTGTAAGTGCTGCCTCAGCAGCTGATCAAATGTCCATCTCCAGGATAAGAACAAAACAGCCACATTGGCCTAGACCAAGATATTTTTGACGCCAGCAGCCTCAAAGAGAGTTTAACAACAGTACAAATATACTAAGATACCCTTTCATCCACCAGATACTTTTTCAGCCACCAGCTGGTCTGAGAGTGTTTACCAGCccttgctgctttccagcagagaGCTGACATTTTCTCTGCAAGACTACTTCCTGCACAGAGGATGCAGATAGCTAATTCAGAGCCTATCACTGTGTCAGTAGCCTGCTTAGTGTGACTGAATAACATGTATTTAACTGTATAGTCACTCAAGAGTAGGAGATCCTTTTGTAGATTTTTAtagcttgctttcattttgacaGCCATAAATAATGTGTATCTTCAGTAAATTGTGTTGTCTTTCTAGTTAGATCATTAGGAGTGTGATAAAAAGCACAGACCCCTCCAATGGCCCCTCTCCATTATAAAAGTTAACTCTTGTTTCCTATCTTTCAGCATCTTATTTATCCACAAGCTCTTATCTCTTATGCCATGGTATCTGCAGGCTCAGTTTCCAAAGACATCCTGATTTCTAGCACACCAGGTCTGGGGTGCTGCCAGAGGGAGTTCACACTCGATTCCACAAACTCTTTACTCCTAGAATCCAAAGCTGATTTTGAAAGTCCTAGCTTGCATTTAGGGCACATGAGGATCTACTCCTCCGGGTTAGCTGTTCAAAGGACAAGGAAGCCAGGTCTGTGGGGAGCTGTGATGCTTGCTGTGTGCATTGCTTGGAGTAGTAGGATCTAGGACTGAAGAAGAGAATACCCCACGGCCCACACACAATTCTGTGTGCCTGAGAATGGTTGTGAGTCTCAGCTCAGCATTTCCTGCAGAGGTGCCCTCTTTGGGCAGCTCAGCTCTCTCAGTAACTAGTGGATTGACATTAACCATGACAGTGACTCAGCCAAAACTTGATTTTCCCTAAATACTATTATCTTTCCCTGATCCTGTCCTGTAAGAGAGCAGCAACTTACTACCTGTCTCTTCAAAGAACCCTTCAGAGaagagctgttttctttttgtgctttctgacattttttcatgttctcCTAAGTGCAGCAAACTTGTCCAAGAGGCAAAAGTGGGAGGAAGGACCATTTCTACACATTACCTAAATTCCCATGAGAAGAAAAGCATCTTCTAatacagcatttcaaaacagaCGCAGCTGACATGTCCCTTTGGGTCTTCTGGCTGCTGACTGCATGGGTGTTGTGATAAGCTCAGCTTTCCCCTGGTTACAGGGCTCTGCTTTTCCATAGGTTCAGCATCGCAGCCTTCACCAGATATGACCCAGTAGCCCCTGCAGTGTCATTCACCACATTCTCAGGTAAGATGGAATTTATATCTCACAGCCATTTTGTCATCTTCCCTACTTGGTTGTGGAGGTAGAGATAATTGATAACAAGCTAATGGAAGGACAGAGGGGAGTTCAGGGGCTGCAGTAAATGTTGTAAATGCAGTAAATTTAGCCATTTACTGCCTCTGACTTCTgccccttctttctctttttgactTCAGCTGCTGGAGCCAGTGCAGATGCAACTCCATTCCCCATGCCAGTCATAGCTGGAATTGTCGTGGGATTTCTCTTGACACTCACAGCTATTTTTGCTTTAGTCTATCGGAAAAAGCTCAGAACAAAGAGGTGAATATAAGCCATCTTTTACTGAGTGGGTGCAGAGTGAGAATCTGATGCCAAATCTCACCTTCAGTGCCAGGCcaggagaaagagcagtgaGCGGGTATAAAATGAACTTTGAACAAACTAGGACACCCTCTAGTTGGAGCTGTGCCTGAGAGTCACAGATAGGCACAGAACCATATCAGGCACCTATGATTAATTCACAGAGCCTTACAAATTTGCAAGGAAAAGTACATAATGTGAGTCGTGTATTCACAGGTGCTCTGTGAGCCAGCAGTTTGCAATATGCTTGTAGCATCAGTCCCTGAAATGTAAGGAAGAGTAACATCTGCACTTTGCTTTTAGAACCAAGaagagcagcctgccccaggaAATGGTGACTTACAGCCTAAGGTAAGTGCTCCTGGCAgggctcttttcttctccctccccattGCTTTGGGGAGCTCTCATGCTTTGAATCAGGAAAAATCAAGCTattgttctctcttttcagttgcttttaaaTCCCAGGGTCTCCCATGCACAGTATTTATTGCCTAGCTCCATTCTAAGTCAATGGAAGTGGAAATGCATTGTCCACATCTCCTGTGTAAAGATTTCTGTAGTAGGGGAACATGTTCATCATTCTGAAATCCCTCCCAGTACTTAGATAAACAATGATCTGCAGAAccaacttctctgggcaatgACAAAGGATATAAACCATCCCTGTGTGTGTACATCTAGGTACTGCAGGTCTCAAGGTTGGACCATGTCATTGGCCACGTGTCCTGGCCTGCCGTACCTCTCAATAGCTAAGGCACATTCTTCTCTGGATTTCATTTCATGCAGAAATGTCCATCAGCCAATCCCCATACAGAACTTCAAGCAATACTATGAGATGAAGACAGCAAGTGGTAATCATTCTTTCTTCCAGGAGTTTGAGGTAAGAGAACACTCCTACTAGGGATGAGATTTAATTTCCCCTCTAGAACACTAGTTCAAATCCAGCCTGGCTCAAATGATGTTGTTAGGCCTCAGCCGTTGTGTGGCCTGTACATATTCCACATCTCCAGGGCCTGTAACCCACCTCTTCAGCAACCCAGCCACACTGCTAGACAGTCTAAGAGGCCAAAGACTAGATGGAACAAGTAGTCCATTGTTGAAGACCTGATTTGTCCAAGTTCTAGTAGTAGCACATGTTATGTGTGATAGGATGTGAACTAGCACTGTTGACAGCTGATGATGGACAAATCTCCCTGAGCAGGGCTCACCCTGCTGGTGAGGCCTGGACTGGAGGCAAAGATGCTGAGTGATGTTGCAGAGAGATCCATCTTGGCACTATCGGAAAAGAGTCTGCACCCAAAATGAAGGTATAGAGGCACTGTCAGAACTGTTGGACCAGGCTGTGAAGTTTACCTCAGACTAGCTTCACTGGCTCCCATAGCAATTTCACTGCAAACATCTGTAGGGTCTGATTTGCTCTACAGCCAGCCCCTTTAAAAGCCCCACCAATGACTGAAGCAGAAGCACCacaagctttcatttttcatttttctcagcaCAAAATGCTTGAGTCTCTCACAGATTTCAGACTTCTgggagtttttctgttttttctcaatAATTCTTGTTGTTGTTCTGATGCTATTGGAAAAGGCACAGAGAAAAGCCACTAGTGGCTCAGAGTACATAGACTATGCTGGGGAAGGAGTAGAGCAGTTCCTTGTGCATGGGTAAGCCCTTTCCTGATGTCTTGAAATACTAGACAGAGCCATCACAATGGGCATGGAGCTAGCTCAACCAGGAACAATCTGTAGAGACACCTATCGTGCTCAGTTTCTCCATTGCCCTGCAGGAGCTGAAGGAAGTTGGAAAGGAGCAACCAAAGGTGGAGGCTGAGCTGTCTACCAATATCTCCAAGAACAGATATCCACATGTGCTGCCCTGTAAGTGCtgtctcctccttccttctcccgAGGGGCCCAGTGATGGGAGTTTGTGCTGTAACGGACAGGGAAGGATTTAccttgcagcactgcagagtTTTCAGTACCTGGATCCTCTCCTGTTTCTCTCCTGGAAGGAGTCTTGTATGGCTCTACAGTTTCCCTTTTCCTGTTGAAGACTCAAGATTTAAGGGCTGAGCTGCCACCCTGCTCAGCTCCTCCATGTGGCTGTTGGGCAGCTGCTGGATGAGCCCTGCTCAGGGAGTATCCTGGCTATAGAGGAAGTAGAGACCATGAATATCCCATGGTGCCAGATGACAGAccaaggaggaggagctgctttCAGCCACCCTCAGACTTCCCTGATGGGCCTCATAATAATAGCTCCTCTTTCTTATCCCCCTGCTAATCCAGGCAGGCTGGGAACACCTCCCTAGTGAGCAGTGTCTTGCCGGAGCACAGAGCATCATGGCTGTCTACATCCATGGAGCTAGAGGAGATGCTAGGGCTTGTGCAATGTGTTATTCCTGTGAAGGAATTGGCCATGTTTTGGTGAAGGGCTGCCTTGGGGAGTCACGTTTGTTTGGTCTCTTTCAGACGATCACTCGCGAGTCAAGCTGAGCCAACTGGGGGAGGATCCGCATTCAGACTATATCAATGCCAATTTCATGCCTGTGAGTGCTCGCTTGCTTTCCCTGGGCACAGAGACAGCACACGGCCACAGAGTACCAGCAGAGAAACTCTGCCTGGATTCAAGACATGAGGGCTGGTGGGCAACAGCTACCACTGAAATAGCAGCTGACACAGGCTGTGGCAAAGTCTTGGGAGTCAGGCAGAGATGAAGAGTTGCCTGCTAGCTGGGGTTGATGGAGACGAAGAGAGATGGTGGATGATTGCTGTGAATGCATAAGTGTGAGTGTGGGGAGACTGGCAaggctttctgctttctccttgaGGACTATCTTCTTTCCAATCTCTCCCAGCTTACCGCTCCATCTATCTGTctactctttctccttctggtCTGTACAGCTGCATTTGAACAACCCTGGACCTGTGCCCATGTCCTCCATCGGGGGGTGTTTCCCAGGTAACAGCTGGGGCACACAGCATGCATGGTTTTGTGGATTTgtagtgcatgtgtgtgttgaAGGGACAAAGGCAAAGAAGCTGGCGTGAGACCTTGCATGCTCTCCTTATCTCAAATAGTTGTTGGGAAGCACAAGAAAGACCCTGGTCTGTCTTTCTCTGATTGAAGCTGGATTAGGAACTCCTTCCAGATACATAATGAGCATGTGTTGAGGAGCCTCTGGGTAGCTGTGCCTACATGGGCAGCTAGGCTGAGGCAAATAGGTATCTCCTTGTCTACCACAAAGACAGACCAGTCACTGACTCtgtcccagggcaggacccACCTGCCTTGGGAACTTGCCAACATTTTGTCTGGCTCTTGCTTAGGGCTATACATCCCAGCAGGAGTTCATTGCCACCCAGGGGCCCCTGAAGAAAACGATAGAGGACTTCTGGAGGCTAGTATGGGAGCAGAATGTCTGCAACATCATCATGTTGACAGTGTGCATGGAGAATGGGCGGGTAGGTATGCACTGCATGTTAACCACAGCCAAGCCATGGGTAATAAAACCTGAACAGGtccattttttttgtggggtgggggggcgtCTCTGGAATACAAGACAAAGGGAGGCGGAGAAGAGCTGTGCAAAGCTCCCAGTGGCAAATGGAATCATCCTTGCCTGTTCTCCACATTTCTGCCCCTGCTGTCCTGGCTTCCCCTGCAAAGTGGTCTCCAGTTGCTCCCAGAGAGCCATAAGGTGACCCCTGTGGGTTAGCTAGGTCTGTTCTTCTCTGTACTGGCCTTCCTGTGACCATGACCTGCTTGTGCTCTAGGTCCTCTGTGATCATTACTGGCCATCAGAATCTGCCCCAGTATCCTATGGGCAGGTCCAGGTCCACctgctgaagcagagcagctctgaagaaTGGACCATGCGTGAGTTCAAATTGTGGCATGTGAGTAAGAGCCCGAGAAGACAGACTCAGCACCCCATCAAAGCCTGTGGATTTGCTAAGGAGAGAACCTGTCACTGGATACAGTGgtatttcttctccttgttGGTAGATATCTGGAATATTCTCCTTTCTCTGGCAGTATCAGAGTTCAAGGCCTAGTCCCTGGCGAAATAGTCTGTCTCACCTTATAGTTTGGTTACACAGAGGTATTCAATGTGTAccattccttccttccttcccactggccTGCCATCCTTGCAATGGAACATGACCTGGACCTTCAAGGAACTTTGCTGAACAGCTTTCAAGAGGCCACATTCTCAGAGTAGGCAAAGGAGGTCTCTTCCTTGCCACCTCCACACAACTCATCATGGCAGGGAGCTATGGAGAAAGGCCAGGTCAGTAGGAGCCATGTAACATTACAGTGGACTAGCATCTCTCCTAGCCAGATAACAGCCACATGCATAGAGCTCTGGCACTAACTCTGTGCAAAGAGACCAGAGCCAGCCAAGGGACGATGAGCTTTTCTCATATTTTCAGCTCCAGGATGGATGAGGAAAGGCAATGAGTCATCatggcctctctgcagctccagtaCAGACATATCCAAATGCTGTTAGACAGACATCCATTTAACAGGGTATCCCAGGATCCAGCACTCCCAGAGCTGCAGACTGCATGCATGGCTGTCCCACCAATGATCAATGTCCCCTCTAACAGGAAGGTCTCCAGGCAGAGCGACATGTGTCCCACCTGCACTACACAGCATGGCCTGACCATGGAATCCCTGAGTCTACAACTTCTATTATGGCCTTCAGGGAGCTAGTCCGAGAACATATCAAGGGTGCCAAAGATGCTGGGCCAACTCTTGTGCACTGCAGGTGAGGCATTGCTCTGTGGGGAGAGGGCTGGTGCAGAAGGCAGGAGGGGAAGATGGGGAGAGCATGTGAGCTAAGATCCCCACTCTTGCATGAGCCCATGACCCCCTCCCTCTCCGAACCTGTGGAGGCTAGGGATCAtgaggagggagagcagcatCTGGGGAACACAGCTGATCTGAAAAGAGTCTTCCTGCTTGGTTGATGGGGATTACAGGGAGCTTGTAGCCTGCCTTCCATTCCAGGGGACTGGGAAATCTGAGGATGGTCAGTACCCTCTCAACACAGTTTGAATGGTTCCTTAGCCCCAGAGTCACACTGGGGCAAGATCCCCAGGGTATAGTATCTGAAAGCTATTGCTAGGAGCTGAAGGGGAACCCATCAGTTACAGAGTTCAGCAAAGTTTATTCCTTGCTATCTGTACTGTCTCAGTGCCGGAGTGGGCCGCACTGGCACCTTCATTGCCCTGGActgtctgctgcagcagatGAAGCAGGAGAAGATAGTGGACACTTTTGGTGTTGTTTACACCTTGCGGATGAACCGTTACCAGATGATTCAAACCCTGGTAAGCCAtctactttctcttcctcaagGCCTATCACTTCTTGGCATAAAAGCCAGCAGTGCTTGCAGGCATCAGCCAGCTCTAGAACCCCCCAGGCTGGTACCTGTCATCTTGCTGTGTCATCTGGCTGCTCAGAGCAGTGCTATCCCCCTTGATCAGCCAACTGGGGTGGAAATTGCTCTTCTTTCATGGGCTCTCCAACAGCCTCATGCCCTGCCAGACTCGCACTAACATGCAGAATCTCTGAGCCCTCCCAGCAGGCTCAGAAAAGCAATCTATGACCAGAAACAATCAGGAGCACCTAGCAACAAGATCAGGCCCTTTGCAGATGATTCTCGACCCATACCACATCATTAGCCTATGATGCTCCAAAACCCACAATCCAAAACAACTGATCATTAGCAGTGCTCAGGGTGGTGCTACCCTTCATGACAGATAAAAGATCCAGGGAAGGGACCCAGTGCTGCTGAGATTGAATTGGCCAGGGGTTTTGGAGCATGAACGTAGGACATATTCTGCCCACTATGTAGTGCTGTCCCCACCCATTCATGCCGTCTGTGTTGTGCAGGACTACTTTATACTATTATCTTCCTTTGTCTTCCAGTCCCAGTATATTTTCCTGCACAGCTGTATCCTGGAGAAGATATTGGAGGAGCCACTCCTGGGTCTATCTGAAACAGAGATGTAAGGGCCTTCAGCATGTTGCCTGCTACTTACCCACCCTGATCCACAGCCCATTCAGGCAGAAAGTTCAGATTCTGATGTCAACTTGCATCTTGGTTCTAGGACAGAAGGATTAGGCAACTCAAACAATCATCCCACCCTGTGTTTTGGCACAGTCCTGAAACTGGTTGTTCCCTGAAGTATGTGGAACCCAATCCAGAACCAGGAGGAAGTCACCGGGCACACAGAGAGGGCACAGGGGATTGCATCCTCCTTTCCTCCAGTAACAGAAGCGTATCAGTATGCTGGGCTGTGTCAGTGCCACAGCTATACTCTGCAAAGCTGTCTTCGGAAGGCATTTATATAAGTCTCTGAATCCTC from Rhea pennata isolate bPtePen1 chromosome 25, bPtePen1.pri, whole genome shotgun sequence includes these protein-coding regions:
- the LOC134150855 gene encoding receptor-type tyrosine-protein phosphatase V-like isoform X8 — its product is MQLLLLSLLVLWEPWLLGTLVKGERCSQMAWAGLEGQDAPNDRGTFLNLSVSDYGRSDSLLLSWDEPEGGAMGYSLTLSSLAPDMLLQNRSVESNSTSFWFHGLTPGTCYKIKMTATLAYMDITSQTVTGQTSPSPVHNLSLSSDGRSAVLHASWEHATGQRDSYHLALYHSDSQTLMRNASILPNASTFLFDGLLAGSEYALKVSTLSGASQASTSIHQWTAPSVPTQLRLSPGSSTSLFASWTGAEGAAWLHLTLRNLLTQMVTKTLSAKRGLTNYTFQHLYPGTQYWLGLSAMAGPYTMMGPNATAWTYPLSPGNVTLSSMEEQSSLQAHWNTPAGERDFYLVTLQEGEDGAPTRNISVGGDSSHVTFHGLSPGKQFSVQVTAVAGPYRASAYSMPTWTQPLAPSSVSLCSQGSSSRLLAHWQESMGEAYMLALSAVEHPVKNSSLLRGVTNFTYEGLHPGTLYSFEISTVAGPHTSAPQRITNWTYPLPLEQLTLTNQGLSTSLQASWKAASTGSTGYTGTLWETKSQKWVRNMTAGNNLTNVTFEDLVPGRQYTLKMVAMAGPYKSPMRSATDWTYPVAPSGVTLTNTRRPLGLSAFWDKAAGDVDQYHLQLYNKNLPAQRNVSVGPETQNYTFLGLTPGIQYFLKVTVLAGPYRSSSYFATEWTYPLSLANVSIQPGRRPQELHVSWVESGGGREHLVQLSVAESLSIIRNVSVPHGVTHLDLDGLVPGSQYRVEIFSQAGPHRSSSQTAIGYTVPLPPLSLSAIPVSTSWALAVHWETPAGQRDGYLLSVHEEGSSSSERNLDVGKDSTNITLAQLTPGTCYLVEIRTVAGPYCSLPKNITGCTVPAAPTNLSLTNTGSSSELFTCWNKPPGRRDHYRVTIYSLTSQSRERVQTLRPDAQNVTWTHLEAGSRFAVQVTAVKGSFEASSANVTQWTYPLAPANFTLSSPSASTLQASWAAEDKGAEGYMVDLYDTASSSCVGHMVLSRHTRSHTFSNLSPGTYYSVVVRATAGPYHASTLNLTHCTHPLPPEAVHFLSMGHSDRLSASWRAAAGKRDGYVLTLYHVRLSTMVATASIGRDTHNFTFMSLDPGYEYSLEVSATAGPYQAVAQNISGWTRPLPPATVCLLSEGHSDRLRASWGAAAGGRDGYALTLYHVSLDSVAATASLGNNTHNFTFMGLAPGSKYVLEVVSIAGSYWTPAGNVSNWTYPLAPRNVYMTNQGYPNRLSVSWKEEPRGHDSYRLLLYHVGSGIIAGNASVGKGTNKFTFSGLAPGHKYLLEVLSMAGPYAASAGNISDWTIPSVPKNLSVVVGKNKTMLISWDSVSGQQDDCQLWLRDPKNSSLPQHHTVTKGQVQHIFQGLIPGRNYSISLSCVAGPYWSSTKPLAVPIEPNPVEDVQCLPESRSLYLNWTSSSGDVEAYEVMTERLSDGPPTSKYFMSVSRSEASVEGLGPNSLYRITVSTVGKNRMRSQALSLLCNTAVEALPPPLRADVFQVEASSTVIISSDLFSEENGQIEYYGVIVTTNDSLLWPTQEIMSSTWYDHYYGTEDSYLAVLIPNPFHSSPRSSPKTWPVPVGIEECGQSRTTCNGKLKADKQYRFSIAAFTRYDPVAPAVSFTTFSAAGASADATPFPMPVIAGIVVGFLLTLTAIFALVYRKKLRTKRTKKSSLPQEMVTYSLRNVHQPIPIQNFKQYYEMKTASGNHSFFQEFEELKEVGKEQPKVEAELSTNISKNRYPHVLPYDHSRVKLSQLGEDPHSDYINANFMPGYTSQQEFIATQGPLKKTIEDFWRLVWEQNVCNIIMLTVCMENGRVLCDHYWPSESAPVSYGQVQVHLLKQSSSEEWTMREFKLWHEGLQAERHVSHLHYTAWPDHGIPESTTSIMAFRELVREHIKGAKDAGPTLVHCSAGVGRTGTFIALDCLLQQMKQEKIVDTFGVVYTLRMNRYQMIQTLSQYIFLHSCILEKILEEPLLGLSETEMTEGLGNSNNHPTLCFGTVLKLVVP